Part of the Natronobacterium gregoryi SP2 genome, GGCCGACGCCGTGACGATGTCCGTGCTCATGTAGCGTTCGACCGTCGTTTCCGCCTTGGGACGGCTCTGGGCAACGATGTCGACGAAGTCGGTCGAGGTCAGAATACCCTCGAGTTTGCCGTCGTCGTCGACTACCAGCGCCGAACCGATTTCGTTTTCGAGCAGCACTCGTGCAGCGTCCTCGACCAGCGTGTCTCGCTGCACCGTGTGTATCGATGACGACATAACGCGTGCCACGAAAATATCGTCCATACCGTAAAATAAGGGGTTTCACTAATAAGGGTTGTCGAACGAGAAATACTACTGAAACGGGTTTTCACGTCGATGCAGATCGCGTCACCGTCGACGTGGTCCGCATCTTTTAGGCCCCGTCCCCCGATGTGCCGGTATGCGAGTCAGCGAGGCGGTCATCGACCGGCTGGTGGAAAACGGTATCGACACGTTGTTTGGCATCCCTGGCAAGCAGACGCTGCCGCTGAACGAGGCTGTCGACGAACGGAACGACGTCGAGTTTGTGATGGCGCGCCACGAGACGGCTGTCTCCCATCAGGCGTGGGGGTATGCCGAAACGAGCGGGGAGATGGCCGCGACCGTCGTCATCCCCGGCCCGGGCGACATGAACGCGATGAACGGGCTCAAGAACGCGAAAAACGACTGTACGCCGGTACTACACGTCGCTGTGGAGACCGAACCCGAGCTCCGTGGCGGCGACGGCATCCACGAGACGCCGCCCGATACCTACGAGAACGTCGTCAAAGAGAACATCACGGTACAGACGCCCCAGAGCACGATCGCCGAACTCGAGCGGGCGATCGATGTCGCACGGACGCCGCCGAACGGCCCGGTCCGGATCGGTATCCCGAAGAACTTCTTGCCGATGGACGTCTCGCTTGCCGAACCCGGACGGGACGGGCCGACGTCGGGCGGCGGGGTCCCTGCGGAGACGATTTCGGCGGGGGCGTCGTTGCTCGCGGACGCCAAAGCACCGATCGTCATCGCGGGTGGCGGCGTTCGCGCGTCGGGTGCGAGTGACGAACTGCGTTCGCTTGCAGAGCGGCTCGAGGCTCCCGTCGTGACGACGTACAAGGGAAAGGGCGTGTTCCCCGACGATCACGAACTGTCTGCAGGGACTCTCTGTGGCGGAAGTGGGACGGCTATCAAGACGTGTCTCGCCGAGGCAGACGCGGCGCTGGGCGTCGGCACCGACTTCGACGCGGTGACGACGAAAGGGTGGTCGATCGACGTTCCCGACGACCTCGTCCACGTTACGCTCGAGGCCACAGATGTCGGCACGGGCTACGAGCCGACGGTGTCGATCGTCGCCGACGCGGGACGGACGCTGTCGGCGCTCGAGGACGAGCTCGCCGGTCGCGAGATTGCGAACCGGGATGGGGGCGAACGTGCTCGGCGGACGCGGAATGCGATCGCAGACCGACTCTCGGAGTTGGCTGCGGTCGACGAGCCACCAGTGACATCGGTCAGTGCCCTCGAAGCGCTTCGAGAGGCGATCCCTCGAGATAGTGTCGTCGCCGTCGACGCAGGTGGGTTCCGACTGTGGGCGTTGGTCGCGTTCGAGGCTTACGCGCCACGCGACTACGTCAACCCTGGTTCGTGGGCGACGATGGGGACCGGTGTCCCGTCGGCGATCGGTGCGGCCGTCGCCAACCCCGACCAGGACATCGTTGCGATCACTGGCGATGGCGGTCTCATGATGTGTGTCCACGAACTTCACACGATCGCGGACGAGGGACTGGACGTCACGGTCGTCGTCCTCGACAACGACGATTACGCGATCATCAGCGAGGAGGCCGAACGTAGCTACCGGATGGACGCCGGCGAGTACGGCTGGAGTGAGACGCCGATCGACTTCCAGTCGGTCGCCGGCGGGATGGGACTCGAGACGAGACGAGCCGAGACGCCGGCCGAAATCGCCGAGACGGTCGGCGACGCCATCGGGACTGCTGGCCCGGTACTCGTCGAGATTCCGACCGATCCGTACGAGCCACAGTCGGGTGTCTGGATGAACGAATCGTGAGACCGGCCGCTGCCCTCAACATTTGCCGGTAGAAGGTATCTAGGGGCCAGAATTTAGCAATCGTTATCCGGGAGGCCACCTGTCTGTCGATCACACATGAGTACGGAGCAGGTTGGTGAGATGACCGACAACGACAGGTCGATCACGGGATTCGTGATGATCTCGCACGCGGTCGTCCACACCTACGAACTCTCGATTCCGATCCTGATGGTGATCTGGATCACCGAGTTCGGCGTGAGTACGGCGATACTCGGGACTGCCGTCGCGGTCGGCTACGGGCTGTTCGGTATCGGCGCGCTTCCGGCCGGCGTTCTCGTCGATAGGTTCGGTTCGCGGGAGCTCGTGTTGGCCTGTCTCGCCGGGATGGGGGGGTCGTTCCTCCTGTTGAGCGCGGCCCAGGGAATCGTAACGATCACGCTTGCACTCTGTGTCTGGGGAATCGCAGCGAGCGTGTACCACCCTGCAGGTCTGTCGCTGATCTCGACCGGCGTCGAGCAACGCGGTACCGGCTTCGCCTACCACGGGATGGCTGGCAACTTCGGTATCGCGTTCGGGCCGTTGCTCACTGCGGTGTTGTTGCTGTTTTTCGACTGGCGACTCGTCACTGCTTTGCTGGTCGCCCCAGCCATGATCGCGATCGCCTACGCTGTCACTGCAAGCTTCGACGAGACCGCCGCGGTCGAGACCGACGGTGGCAGCATCGAAGACGACCGTGATAGTCCAAGTTCGCTCTCGGCGTTCGTCGCCGACAGCAGGGCGCTGTTCACGCTCGGGTTCACAGTCGTCATGCTCGTCGTGATGATGAACGGACTGTTCTACCGCGGGACGCTTACGTTTCTCCCTGACGTCTTGAGTGACTTTCTGCCGGACGTGACAGCACAACTCCAGTTGTTCGATCCGGACAGCCCGATGGCAGAGGAGTTCGACCCTGCGTCGTATCTCTATGCCGGACTGCTGATGGTCGGGATGGCCGGCCAGTACGTCGGTGGAAAGCTGACCGACCGCATCCCGACCGAAACCGGGCTCGCGGTGATCTTTGGCTCGCTCGCCGTCGTCGCCGTCCTGTTCGTCCCCGCAGCACAGGCCGGCACGACGACGCTGGTCCTCGTCAGTGTGGTACTCGGTTTCCTGCTTTTCTCCCTGCAGCCGATGTACCAGGCGACGATCGCCGAGTACAGCCCGCCCGGCGATCGGGGACTCTCGTACGGTTACACCTATCTCGTCGTCTTCGGCATCGGCGCGACCGGAGCAGCTATCGCCGGCTACTTGCTCGAGGTGACGACGGTTATGGGAACGTTCGTCGCACTCGCTGCGTTCCCTGTTCTGGGGTGTCTGTTCGCGCTCTTGCTGTACCGGTACGGCGAGCGACGCTGATCAATCCCGGCCGAGATCACGACTGTCTCGACTGGACGGCACGGCGTCAGTGTCGGTGTCTTGGCCGACTCTCTCGCTGACTCTGCGTTGGGCGTCACCTTCGGGGTTCTCACAGGCGTGCCCGTGTTCACGTTCGTGACTCGGAGACTGGACACTCGGCACCGGGTTGTGGCGACCGAGTGATAGGTCTACGACGTGCATCCACGTCGCGTTGCGGCGTTTGGTCTACGGTTTTATATCTTCGCTCCCAATGCCCGGACATGCAGTCGACTCCGCGCGTGATCGTCGTCGGTGGTGGACTCGCTGGACTCGTGGCAACGCGGCACCTCGCGGGTGCTGGCCTCGAGGTGACGCTTCTCGAGCGAAACGGGACTGTCGGTGGCCGCGTTCGCACGGTCGAACGAGACGGGTTCCGGTTCGA contains:
- a CDS encoding CBS domain-containing protein, which gives rise to MDDIFVARVMSSSIHTVQRDTLVEDAARVLLENEIGSALVVDDDGKLEGILTSTDFVDIVAQSRPKAETTVERYMSTDIVTASAQDSIRDVADLMIEHGFKHVPIVDEDAGAIGIVTTTDLASYLSRLQSPSPDE
- a CDS encoding thiamine pyrophosphate-binding protein codes for the protein MRVSEAVIDRLVENGIDTLFGIPGKQTLPLNEAVDERNDVEFVMARHETAVSHQAWGYAETSGEMAATVVIPGPGDMNAMNGLKNAKNDCTPVLHVAVETEPELRGGDGIHETPPDTYENVVKENITVQTPQSTIAELERAIDVARTPPNGPVRIGIPKNFLPMDVSLAEPGRDGPTSGGGVPAETISAGASLLADAKAPIVIAGGGVRASGASDELRSLAERLEAPVVTTYKGKGVFPDDHELSAGTLCGGSGTAIKTCLAEADAALGVGTDFDAVTTKGWSIDVPDDLVHVTLEATDVGTGYEPTVSIVADAGRTLSALEDELAGREIANRDGGERARRTRNAIADRLSELAAVDEPPVTSVSALEALREAIPRDSVVAVDAGGFRLWALVAFEAYAPRDYVNPGSWATMGTGVPSAIGAAVANPDQDIVAITGDGGLMMCVHELHTIADEGLDVTVVVLDNDDYAIISEEAERSYRMDAGEYGWSETPIDFQSVAGGMGLETRRAETPAEIAETVGDAIGTAGPVLVEIPTDPYEPQSGVWMNES
- a CDS encoding MFS transporter; protein product: MSTEQVGEMTDNDRSITGFVMISHAVVHTYELSIPILMVIWITEFGVSTAILGTAVAVGYGLFGIGALPAGVLVDRFGSRELVLACLAGMGGSFLLLSAAQGIVTITLALCVWGIAASVYHPAGLSLISTGVEQRGTGFAYHGMAGNFGIAFGPLLTAVLLLFFDWRLVTALLVAPAMIAIAYAVTASFDETAAVETDGGSIEDDRDSPSSLSAFVADSRALFTLGFTVVMLVVMMNGLFYRGTLTFLPDVLSDFLPDVTAQLQLFDPDSPMAEEFDPASYLYAGLLMVGMAGQYVGGKLTDRIPTETGLAVIFGSLAVVAVLFVPAAQAGTTTLVLVSVVLGFLLFSLQPMYQATIAEYSPPGDRGLSYGYTYLVVFGIGATGAAIAGYLLEVTTVMGTFVALAAFPVLGCLFALLLYRYGERR